CAGGGGGGATGTCAGATGTCCGGAAGTGGGCGCCTCGTGTGAATGTGTCCAACGTCACAGTGAGGGACGTGGAGCGGGGCTAGCAAAAAGGGGTGACCATTCGATGGTGGAGCAACGCGCGGGGGTAATCCTGTGGAATAGCCTGAAAAAAGGTGCGACAATACACAACGTCAACACCACGTCGATAAAAATTCGAGTTTTTGACCTGCCCACCTTTTAAAAATCTTTGTGAAAGGCGTTCCACGTGGATCCGCAGTCCCTCTCAGTGCTCGCCGCTGAGTACACCGCGCGTACCGACGCCGTCGCCGGCAACGTCGCGCTGTCCGCCCTCGCGGGAATCCTCCCGCTGGTGACATTTTTTGCCTTGCTCATGGGCCTGAAATGGAAAGCCCACTGGGCAGCCCTCGGCGCCGTGGGCGTAGGCCTGATCATCGCCGTCGCCCTCTTTTCCATGCCCGCCGGGCTCGCCGCACTCTCGCTGAGCCAAGGCATCTGCTTCGGCGTATTCCCCATCGTCTACATCATCATCATGGCGGTGTGGATCTATGACCTCACCGTCGCCTCCGGGCGCTTCGAGGACCTGCGCCTGATCTTCTCCAAGGTCGGCCGCGGCGACATGCGCGTCCAGGCCATGCTCATCGGCTTCGCCTTCGGCGGGCTGCTCGAAGCTCTCGCCGGTTTCGGCGCCCCGGTGGCCATCGTCGCCGCCATGCTGCTGGCCATCGGAATGGACCCGCTCAAGGCGGTCCTGGTCACCGTGGTGGCCAACGCCGCCCCGGTGGCCTTCGGCGCCATGGCCATCCCGGTGACCACCGCCGCCGGACTGGCCCAGCTGGTCCCCACCGAGGTTGCCGCCATGGCCGGCCGCCAGGTCTCCGTGGTGGCCCTGGTCGTCCCGCTGGTGCTGTGCCTGATCATGGACGGGATGCGCGGGCTCAAGCAGTGCTGGCCCATGGCCATCGTCCTGGGCATCTCCTTTGGTGGCGGGCAGTTCCTGGCCTCCAACTACTTCACCTACGAACTGACCGACGTGGTCGCCTGCCTGCTGTCCCTGGCCGCCGGACTGGCGCTGCTGCGCGTGTGGGCGCCGACCACCCCGGAGGATCAGGCCTCCCACGTGGACCAGTCCACGGGCAGCCTGGAGCCCGGGCGCATCGGCCTGGCGCTGTTCCCATACCTGCTCATCGTGGTCGTCTTCGCGGTGACCAAGCTGTGGACCTGGGGCGTGGACGTGCCGGGCGCGCTGGCGTCGACCGATAAGAAGATCAAGTGGCCGGGCCTGCACGGCAACCTGCTGACCGCCTCCGGGGAGGCCTCCTCCTCGCCGGTGTTCAACTTCAACTGGCTGTCTAGCCCAGGCACCATCCTGGCCATCTGCGCGGTAATCACCGTGGTGGTCTACACCGCCTGCCACTCTGGTGGGCGCTACCGCCTGGGCTATGCCAAGGGCTTCGGCGAGCTGATCCGCGGTGTCAACCGGATGAAGTGGTCCTACCTGACCATCGCCTCGGTGATGGGGCTGGCCTACGTGATGAACTTCTCCGGCCAGACCGCCGCGATTGGCGCGCTGCTGGCCGCCACCGGTGCGGCCTTCCCCTTCATCTCCCCGGTGCTGGGCTGGCTGGGTACTGCCGTGACGGCTTCGGCGACGTCGTCCAACGCGCTGTTTGCCCAGATGCAGGCCACCACCGCCGGACAGGTGGGCGTGGACCCGAACCTGCTGGTGGCGGCCAACACCTCCGGTGCCACGCTGGGCAAGATGATCTCCCCGCAGACCGCGGCGATTGCCGCCGGCGCCACCAACATGGAAGGCGGGGAGGGGCGCATCTTGAGCTCCGCTGCCCGCTACTCGCTGTTGCTGCTGGTGGGCATGGGCCTGCTGGTCTTCTTGCAATCCACCGCGGTGCTGGGCTGGATGGTGCCCTAAGGCTCGCCGCACTTCAGGCTCCGGCCCACCCGACCCCGGCCCACCCGGCCCCGGCCCACACCCAACCTCGGCTTGGTGTGGGCCGGGGTTGTCAGCGATACTGGTGTTTCTTGTCTTCAGTTATCCCAGTTAAATCAAGGAACCGACGCCCCTCATGGACATGCCCCCCGCAGCTGACTTCAACGACCTTCCCGCGCACGTGTGGCCGCGGGGCGCGCGCCGGCGTGCCGATGGCGCCGTGACCATTGCCGGGGTGGCGCTGCCTGACATCGTCGCCGAGTTTGGCACCCCGGTGATGGTGGTAGATGAGCAGGACATGCGCTCCCGGATGCGGGACATGGCTGCCGCCTTCGGGGCCCCGGAGCATGTCCACTACGCCAGCAAGGCGTTTCTCACCCGCACGATCGCCCACTGGGTCGATGAGGAAGGCCTGTCGCTGGATGTGGCCAGTGAAAACGAGTTCCTCATCGCCCGCGCGGCGGATTTCCCGGCCGCCCGCATTGCCGCCCACGGCAACAACAAGTCGCGCGGCTTCCTGCGCCGCCTGGTCACCGAGAAGGTTGGTCGGGTGGTGCTTGATTCTTTCCAGGAGCTGGAGCGCCTAGCGGACATCGCTGCCGAGTGCGGCGTGGTGCAAGACGTGCTGGTGCGCGTCAAGCCGGGCATTGAGGCCCACACCCACGAGTTCATTGCCACCTCGCACGAGGATCAGAAGTTTGGCTTCTCCCTGGCCAGCGGTTCGGCCTTCGAGGCTGCCCGCCAGGTGCTGGACTCGTCTTCTTTGCGGCTGGCCGGCCTGCACTGCCACGTGGGCTCGCAGGTCTTTGATGCGGAGGGCTTCTCCCTTGCCGCCGAGCGGGTGCTGGGGTTGCTGGAGCGCATTATCGACGACCTCGGTCCCAGCCACCCCGGCGGGCGCGCGGGGCTCGCCGCCCAGCTGTCGCACCTGGACTTGGGCGGTGGCTATGGCATCGCCTACACCACCGATGAGGTGGCCCTGGACGTCTCTGCGGTGGCCCGCGACCTGCTGCGCCGGGTAGCCGGCCACGCCCGCGATTTCGGGCTCCCGGAGCCCACGGTGACCGTCGAGCCGGGGCGCGCGATTGCCGGCCCGTCGACGGTGACGGTCTATGAGGTGGGCACCGTCAAGGACGTCCACATCGCCGCGGACAAGACGCGCCGCTACGTCGCCGTGGACGGCGGCATGTCGGATAATATTCGCCCCGCGCTCTACGGGGCGGAGTATGACATCCGCGTGGTGGGCCGCCTGGTTCACGGCACCCCGGTGACCACCCGCGTGGTGGGCTCGCACTGCGAGGCCGGGGACATTCTGGTGGATTCGCTCGCCGCCCCGGACGACATTTGTGCAGGTGACCTGGTGGCTTTGCCCGCCACGGGGGCCTATTGCTACGCCATGTCTTCGCGCTATAACTCCTTTGGCCGCCCGGCGGTGGTGAGCGTCAAGGACGGTCAAGCCACGCTCATGGTGCGTCGGGAGACGGTGGCAGACATCCTCGCGTTGGAGGCTTAAACCGCCCTAATCACGGCTCGCGGGCCGCCCCAGATACCACGATTAGACTGCTTGGTCTATAGTGGCTGCATGGCTCGGGAGAACCGGGCCGCACACACGTGTTGTCGGCGATGACTGGGGAGAGAGATGACCAGTACTAACGGTCAGGGTTTTAATCAGGGCAAGGGCGAAGGCCAGCCGGTGGGCATTGCCATTTTGGGCTTTGGCACCGTGGGCTCTCAGGTGCTGCGCCTCATGCTCGATAACGCCGACGCCTTCGCCCACCGCATCGGCGGGCCGCTTGAGGTGCGCGGCGTGGCCGTCTCGGACCTGTCCAAGTCCCGCGACGGGGTGGACCCGGAGCTGTTGACCGATGACGCCATGGCCCTGATCAACCGCGATGACGTGGACATCGTCGTGGAGGTCATCGGCGGGATCGACTACCCGCGCAAGCTGGTGCTCGCGGCGCTCAAGGCGGGCAAGTCCGTGGTCACGGCCAATAAGGCGCTGGTGGCCGCGCACGCAGATGAGCTTGCCGCCGCGGCAGAGGAGGCCGGGGTGGACCTCTACTTCGAGGCCGCCGTGGCCGCCGCCATCCCGGTGGTGGGCATGCTGCGCCGCTCCCTGGCCGGCGATCAGATCGAGCGCATTGCGGGCATTGTCAACGGCACCACCAACTTCATCCTGGACGCCATGGACTCCACCGGCGCCAGCTATGACGACATGCTGGCTGAGGCCACCCGCCTGGGCTACGCGGAGGCGGACCCCACCGCGGACGTGGAGGGCTATGACGCGGCCTCCAAGGCGGCGATTATGGCCTCCCTGGGCTTCCACACTCGGGTGAAGGCCTCGGACGTTTACTGCGAGGGCATCACCGCGATCACCGCCAAGGATATTGCGGCGGCGAAGGAATCCGGTCACACCATCAAGCTGCTAGCCATCTGTGAAAAGCTCACCGATGAGGAAGGACACCAGTCCGTGTCTGCGCGCGTGCACCCCACCCTGATTAGCCGGGACCACCCCCTGGCCAGCGTCTCTGAGTCCTACAACGCGATCTTCGTGGAGGCCGAGGCAGCCGGACGCCTGATGTTCTACGGCAACGGTGCCGGCGGCAACCCCACGGCCTCTGCGGTGCTGGGTGATGTGGTCGGCGCTGCCCGCAACAAGGTCCACGGTGGCCGGGCGCCGGGCGAGTCCACCTATGCCAACCTGCCGGTGGCAGATTTTGGTGACGTTCCCACCCGGTATCACATCGACATGGTTGTCCGGGACCGCATCGGCGTGCTGGCTGATGTCTCTGCCATCTGCGCCAAGCGGGGGATCTCCTTGCGCACGGTGCGCCAGGAAGAGTCCGGGGAGACCGCCCGGCTGATCCTGGTCACCCACACGGCTGCGGAGCGCGATCTGGCCGACACGGTGGCTGCCTTGAGCGCATCCGCGGATGTGTTGTCCGTGGAAAGCGTCATCAGGCTGGCCGAGTAGGTCAGGCAGTCAGGCAGCGAGTAGGGCAGGAGATCGATGAAGTGAGCGTTGACATTGAGGTCGGCCGCACCGTCACGGTGAAGGTTCCGGCGTCCTCGGCGAATTTGGGCCCGGGCTTTGACACCCTGGGCCTGGCGGTGAGCATGTATGACACGGTGACCGTGGAGGTCACCGAGTCCGGCCTGGAGATCATCATCCACGGCGAGGGAGCCGATGATCTTCCCCGGGACTCCTCGCACCTGGTAGTGCGCGCCATCCAGGCGGGCTTGACCGCAGCGGGGGTCAGCGCGCCGGGTTTGCGGGTGGAGTGCACCAACGTGATTCCGCAGTCTCGCGGCTTGGGCTCTTCGGCAGCCGCCGCTGCGGCGGGCGTGCTGGCGGCCAATGGCCTGGCCGGCAATCCTTTGGACACCGAGAAGGTGGTGCAGCTGGCCTCGGCGTTTGAGGGCCATCCGGATAACGCGGCGGCCTCCATTCTGGGCGGCGCGGTGGTGTCCTGGACGGAGATTCCCGTCGACGGGCAATCCCTGCCGGTCTACCGTGCGGTGCGCATCCCGGTGCACCCGGACATCATCGCCACGGCCCTGGTCCCGGATTCGCATGCCTCTACCCAGGCGGTGCGCCGGGTGTTGCCCAGCCACGTCACGCACACGGATGCGCGTTTTAACGTCTCGCGCGCGGCGGTGATGACGGTGGCCATTCAGTCGCATCCGGAGTTGCTGTGGGAGGGCACCCGCGACAGGCTGCATCAGCCCTATCGCGCGGACGTGCTGCCGGTGACCGCGGAGTGGGTCAATCGCCTGCGCAACCGGGGCTACGCGGCGTACCTGTCCGGGGCGGGCTCGACGGTCATGGTGCTGTCCACGGAGCCGGTCGAGGAGGCAATACTTGACGACGCCCGCTCCGCCGGCCTCGCCGTCCACGAGCTACAGGTCGCCGGTGCGGCAGACGTGACGGTCGCGTCGTAGGTACTGTAGGGGGGCATGGATAGGGTGACTTCACTATCAGATCATCGCCCGCTGTGGCTGGCCATGATCGCCGTGTTCGTGTGCGCACCGTTGGCGTACCTGCCGTGGGTGTGGCTCGCGGTGCCAGCCACCGCCGCGCTGATTGTCGTTGCCGCGTGGCAGGTCGGGAAGCTGCGCGGCAGGCCGGGGCTCATGGCAGTGGGCCTGGCGGCCGTTGCCATCGGCATCATCCACGCGGCGTTAACCATCTTTTTGGTCAACCTGGTATCGGAGGCGTGATGAATTCTGCATCCCCTTCGTCCCAGATCCGCGCTGTGTTCTCCCTCTACGCAGTCGTCCTCGTCGGGCTGGTGGCCAGCCTCGCCGTGCCTGCCCCCATCGCCATGATCATCTGTGGGGTGTGCAGCCTCATGGTCGCAGGATTTGCGTGGTGGGGCCGGCGCCTGGGGCCGGCATACCTCACGATGTGCCTGCTGTTCATTGTGACTGCGGGTATCGCTCGGGTGGCGTTTATCTGGATGAGCGGCTGGTTGAGCGTCACGCTGTAGTGTCCGCGCAGTAGTCGGCCATGTAGTCGGCCATGCCCACCGGGTCGGCCAGGAAGTCCTCCCAGGCGCGAAACGCCAGCGTCTCGCACAGTGGCAGGGTGTCCATGGTGCCGCCCGCGTGAAATTCGATGATGCGCGCGCCTGGGATGGCCAGCACGACGGGAGAGTGGGTGACTATGACGTATTGGCCACCCGCGTCCGCGGTGCGCGCGATGATGGCCAGCAGCGCCATCTGCCGCACGGTGGATAGTCCCGCCTCGGGTTCGTCGAGGAGGAACAGTCCGTTGCTGTGGAAGCGATCCATCGCGACGTCGAGAAGCGATTCCCCGTGGCTGCGGTAACGCAGGAGCGTGCCGTTGGGGTCCAGGCTGGTGGACGCGGTGGCTAGGTGGGTTTCTGCGCGCAGGAAGTAGCCGCCCATCGCGCGGGTGCCGCGGATGGCGGCGCCGATGCCGGCAAAGACTGACTCTTCGCGCAGCCCCACATCGGCACGCGGCAGCCCGTAGGCCCCGCCGCTAGGGTCGAACCCGCAGCTGACGGCGATGGCTTCCAGCAGGGTGGATTTGCCCACACCGTTGTCGCCGGTCAGCAGGGTGACAGGGCGGGCTAAATCCAGTGCCCCGGCGTCGCGGACGGCGCGCACAGCTGGGGCGCTCGCCGCCCAGGCGGGCAGGTCGCGGTGGCGCCAGTGGGCGTCATGGAAGCGGAAGGACTCGACGAACAGCCCGCTCATGGTTCCTCCTCGGCGCTAAGGAATTCCGCGGTGCCCTCCGGGTCGGAGAGGAACTCGCGGGCATCGCGCACCGCCTGGGTCTGTTCATAGGACTGCGCGCGGATTCCGGTACTGGTCAGCTCCACAATCTGCGCGTCCGGGACGGCCAACAGGATGGGAGAGTGTGTAGCCATGAGCACCTGGGAGCCGGCGCGCGCGAGGGTGGCGATGATGCCTAAGGCCTCCAGCTGGCGCAGCACCGACAGGCCGTCTTCAGGTTCGTCGAAAATGTAGAGCCCATCGCCGCCGCAGCGGTGGCGCAGGATGTGCATGACGGACTCGCCGTGACTGCGGGCCAGCAGGTCGGGAGCCCCCTCGATGTCATCGCGGTAGGTCCGCGCGATGTCCAGGTGCGTTTCGCCGCGCAGGAAGTACCCGTCGCGCGGGGAGCCGCCGCGGCTGATCCGCAGGTAATCGTGCACATCTTGGGTTTCATGGGTCTGCGTGACCAGCATCCCCCGTGGCCCGCCGCGGCCGTGGAAGCCCATGGCCCGGGCGATGGCTTCGAGCAGGGTGGATTTGCCCGCGCCGTTATCGCCACTCAGGATCGTCACCGGGGCGCGCAGCTTAAGCGGGCGCTGCGTCAGCGCGTGCAGTGCGGCGGGCAGGTGGCTCCTGCTTATCGACGCCTCCAGCGCCACCGAGCGCACGAAAAGCATGGCGGGCAGGTGGCCTACGCGGCGGTCGGGCGCAGGTGGATCCGGCAGGTGTGATCGGCGCGCAGGGGCTCAAGCTCAGAATCCAGGGCGCGGCCCTGGGCGAGCAGCTCGCGCAGGAACCCCTCGTGGACGTGGCAGATGGACACCGAGGGCACCCCGTCGGCGCGGGCGAAGGGGCACGCATTGAGGCAGATTGTGGTGGGCTCGGCGGGCGCGGGGGCGTCGATAAGCTCGGGGTCGAAGCCCAAATCGCGCAGGCGCGAAAAGACCCGATTAATTGCTTCTTCCGGGTCGGAGTAGTCCTCATCCCCGGCCATGGTGTGCGCCCAGCGCTGGCCAACCAGCTGGGCCTGCTGCGGGTCGATGGTATCGGCCAGCTCCGCAATGAGGCTCAAATACTCGTGCGCGATGGCGCGATTGTCCGGAAGGCGGGTGCTAAAAATCAAGGTCGGCCGCCCGCGGCCGGTGATGGGGGCCTGGCGGTGCCGTACGGCACCCTGCATCTGCAATTCATCAAGATGCCCGCGCACCGTGTTGGCGTGCATTCCCAGCTGCTTGGACAGCTCGGCGACGGTGGCCCCGTCCGGGAAGGTGTGCAGGGCGTCGAGGACCTCACGCTGCCGGGGGCTTAAGTGCAAAGACTCGCGAAAGAGCTCGGTAGTGGGCTTCGGTGCTTGGCGTGTTGCGTCAACCACGGTCATGATCTCACGTTCTCTCCGGCATATATGGGTAAAAAACTCTCCCTTTAACTTATGGGTTTAAGTGGGTTCGTCTCAAGCGGGGGCGGCTGAGCTAGCCGCCGTGGACCCCCGTCCGGGGCCCCGCAAGGCGATCACCTCAAACTCTCCGGCCTGCACGTGCTTGCGCAGATCCTTCTTATCAAACTTGTTCACCGAGGTCCGGTCGATGCGCTCCACAAACGTCCAATACTCCGGCAGCATCCAATTGGGGAGCTGATCGCGCAGCTGGTCGCGCAGGTGCTCGGCGGTGCGCGCGGTGGGGTCCACCCCCTCATGAAGCACCGTGACCGCCAGCGGGCGCTCGCCCCACTTCTTATCGGGGTAGCCAATCACGGCGGCCTCCACAACCTCCGGGGAATCCATGATGAGGTTTTCCAGCAGCACCGAGTAGATCCACTCGCCGCCGGAGCGGATGACATCCCGGGCGCGGTCGTGGATGGTCAAATACCCATCCGAGGTCACCGAACCCACGTCGCCCGTGCGCAGCCACCCGTCCGCAGTGAACTGGGAATCGGCGTCCTCGACCGGCTTGCCGCGGAAGTGTGCCGCCGCCCCGCCCGCATCCTCCGCAGGGGAGTGGTAGTAGGAGCCGGTCACCAGGTTTCCGCGCACCTGAATCTCACCCTGGTTACGGTCCGTGGCGGAGACCACCTTGCCGTCATTGACCACCCGGTAGTCCAGGGAGGGCGGGAACCGGCCCTGGCTGATCCGGTAGGCCCAGCGCGCCTCGCCGGACACGCCAGCCGGCGGGCGGGCCACCGTCCCCACGGTGGAGGTTTCCGTCATGCCCCACACGTGCACAATGTCCACGCCGTAGCGCTCCTCCCACATGCGGATGAGCATGGGCGGGGCGGGCGAGCCGCCGACGTAAATCTCCGTCAGCGACATCCGCTCTGGCGGGTGGTGCAGGTAGTGGACCATCAGCTGCATCCACACGGTGGGCACACCGTGGGCCACGCGCGGGTGGGTCGCGCC
Above is a genomic segment from Corynebacterium uberis containing:
- a CDS encoding L-lactate permease encodes the protein MDPQSLSVLAAEYTARTDAVAGNVALSALAGILPLVTFFALLMGLKWKAHWAALGAVGVGLIIAVALFSMPAGLAALSLSQGICFGVFPIVYIIIMAVWIYDLTVASGRFEDLRLIFSKVGRGDMRVQAMLIGFAFGGLLEALAGFGAPVAIVAAMLLAIGMDPLKAVLVTVVANAAPVAFGAMAIPVTTAAGLAQLVPTEVAAMAGRQVSVVALVVPLVLCLIMDGMRGLKQCWPMAIVLGISFGGGQFLASNYFTYELTDVVACLLSLAAGLALLRVWAPTTPEDQASHVDQSTGSLEPGRIGLALFPYLLIVVVFAVTKLWTWGVDVPGALASTDKKIKWPGLHGNLLTASGEASSSPVFNFNWLSSPGTILAICAVITVVVYTACHSGGRYRLGYAKGFGELIRGVNRMKWSYLTIASVMGLAYVMNFSGQTAAIGALLAATGAAFPFISPVLGWLGTAVTASATSSNALFAQMQATTAGQVGVDPNLLVAANTSGATLGKMISPQTAAIAAGATNMEGGEGRILSSAARYSLLLLVGMGLLVFLQSTAVLGWMVP
- the lysA gene encoding diaminopimelate decarboxylase; this translates as MPPAADFNDLPAHVWPRGARRRADGAVTIAGVALPDIVAEFGTPVMVVDEQDMRSRMRDMAAAFGAPEHVHYASKAFLTRTIAHWVDEEGLSLDVASENEFLIARAADFPAARIAAHGNNKSRGFLRRLVTEKVGRVVLDSFQELERLADIAAECGVVQDVLVRVKPGIEAHTHEFIATSHEDQKFGFSLASGSAFEAARQVLDSSSLRLAGLHCHVGSQVFDAEGFSLAAERVLGLLERIIDDLGPSHPGGRAGLAAQLSHLDLGGGYGIAYTTDEVALDVSAVARDLLRRVAGHARDFGLPEPTVTVEPGRAIAGPSTVTVYEVGTVKDVHIAADKTRRYVAVDGGMSDNIRPALYGAEYDIRVVGRLVHGTPVTTRVVGSHCEAGDILVDSLAAPDDICAGDLVALPATGAYCYAMSSRYNSFGRPAVVSVKDGQATLMVRRETVADILALEA
- a CDS encoding homoserine dehydrogenase gives rise to the protein MTSTNGQGFNQGKGEGQPVGIAILGFGTVGSQVLRLMLDNADAFAHRIGGPLEVRGVAVSDLSKSRDGVDPELLTDDAMALINRDDVDIVVEVIGGIDYPRKLVLAALKAGKSVVTANKALVAAHADELAAAAEEAGVDLYFEAAVAAAIPVVGMLRRSLAGDQIERIAGIVNGTTNFILDAMDSTGASYDDMLAEATRLGYAEADPTADVEGYDAASKAAIMASLGFHTRVKASDVYCEGITAITAKDIAAAKESGHTIKLLAICEKLTDEEGHQSVSARVHPTLISRDHPLASVSESYNAIFVEAEAAGRLMFYGNGAGGNPTASAVLGDVVGAARNKVHGGRAPGESTYANLPVADFGDVPTRYHIDMVVRDRIGVLADVSAICAKRGISLRTVRQEESGETARLILVTHTAAERDLADTVAALSASADVLSVESVIRLAE
- the thrB gene encoding homoserine kinase, giving the protein MSVDIEVGRTVTVKVPASSANLGPGFDTLGLAVSMYDTVTVEVTESGLEIIIHGEGADDLPRDSSHLVVRAIQAGLTAAGVSAPGLRVECTNVIPQSRGLGSSAAAAAAGVLAANGLAGNPLDTEKVVQLASAFEGHPDNAAASILGGAVVSWTEIPVDGQSLPVYRAVRIPVHPDIIATALVPDSHASTQAVRRVLPSHVTHTDARFNVSRAAVMTVAIQSHPELLWEGTRDRLHQPYRADVLPVTAEWVNRLRNRGYAAYLSGAGSTVMVLSTEPVEEAILDDARSAGLAVHELQVAGAADVTVAS
- a CDS encoding AAA family ATPase, whose amino-acid sequence is MSGLFVESFRFHDAHWRHRDLPAWAASAPAVRAVRDAGALDLARPVTLLTGDNGVGKSTLLEAIAVSCGFDPSGGAYGLPRADVGLREESVFAGIGAAIRGTRAMGGYFLRAETHLATASTSLDPNGTLLRYRSHGESLLDVAMDRFHSNGLFLLDEPEAGLSTVRQMALLAIIARTADAGGQYVIVTHSPVVLAIPGARIIEFHAGGTMDTLPLCETLAFRAWEDFLADPVGMADYMADYCADTTA
- a CDS encoding AAA family ATPase; the encoded protein is MLFVRSVALEASISRSHLPAALHALTQRPLKLRAPVTILSGDNGAGKSTLLEAIARAMGFHGRGGPRGMLVTQTHETQDVHDYLRISRGGSPRDGYFLRGETHLDIARTYRDDIEGAPDLLARSHGESVMHILRHRCGGDGLYIFDEPEDGLSVLRQLEALGIIATLARAGSQVLMATHSPILLAVPDAQIVELTSTGIRAQSYEQTQAVRDAREFLSDPEGTAEFLSAEEEP
- a CDS encoding helix-turn-helix transcriptional regulator — protein: MTVVDATRQAPKPTTELFRESLHLSPRQREVLDALHTFPDGATVAELSKQLGMHANTVRGHLDELQMQGAVRHRQAPITGRGRPTLIFSTRLPDNRAIAHEYLSLIAELADTIDPQQAQLVGQRWAHTMAGDEDYSDPEEAINRVFSRLRDLGFDPELIDAPAPAEPTTICLNACPFARADGVPSVSICHVHEGFLRELLAQGRALDSELEPLRADHTCRIHLRPTAA
- a CDS encoding long-chain fatty-acid--CoA ligase; translation: MQSTMQEIPLSVARILHYGATVHGATKITTWHEGQPVVTTFSAVAGRAAALAHALHDELGITGDQRVGTLMYNCAEHLEALFAVTCMGAVFNPLNKHLMADQIQHIINHAEDEVIIADPRLTPQLCAVLDGCPSVRAVVFLGAQLPSPCPPVPDGVALYSYEALLDARPTTYDWPIPQESDGAAMCYSTGTTGAPKAVVYSQRSLYLQSVTLRTTDSLAVSAGVSFLCCVPIYHVLSWGVPLACFMAGAPMIFPDSDVSAATLAELIGATHPRVAHGVPTVWMQLMVHYLHHPPERMSLTEIYVGGSPAPPMLIRMWEERYGVDIVHVWGMTETSTVGTVARPPAGVSGEARWAYRISQGRFPPSLDYRVVNDGKVVSATDRNQGEIQVRGNLVTGSYYHSPAEDAGGAAAHFRGKPVEDADSQFTADGWLRTGDVGSVTSDGYLTIHDRARDVIRSGGEWIYSVLLENLIMDSPEVVEAAVIGYPDKKWGERPLAVTVLHEGVDPTARTAEHLRDQLRDQLPNWMLPEYWTFVERIDRTSVNKFDKKDLRKHVQAGEFEVIALRGPGRGSTAASSAAPA